CATCGCGCGCGACAACCGGGCCGCAGCCCGAAGCTGGGTCGAGCGCCTGCGCGCCCGCGCGCGCAAGGCGGCAGAAACGCCCCTCGCCGGCCGAGTCGTGCCGGAGCTCGGCCGAGACGACGTGCGCGAAGTGTTCGTTCGCACCTGTCGCATCGTCTACGAGGTTCGCGAAGACGCCATCCACGTCCTGGCCGTGTT
This sequence is a window from Thermodesulfobacteriota bacterium. Protein-coding genes within it:
- a CDS encoding type II toxin-antitoxin system RelE/ParE family toxin: MKVRWTDRARRDLLDIGEYIARDNRAAARSWVERLRARARKAAETPLAGRVVPELGRDDVREVFVRTCRIVYEVREDAIHVLAVFEGHRLLQRSSEP